In Zea mays cultivar B73 chromosome 7, Zm-B73-REFERENCE-NAM-5.0, whole genome shotgun sequence, the following proteins share a genomic window:
- the LOC103631885 gene encoding protein LEO1 homolog isoform X2 gives MAGGGGERDADEETRNQMMQNLFGDQSEDEDDADDDGQQQQLQSPPHHHHEIEDDGDEDGDDARSDAPARHGGYHSEEVDGEAENGGEGEGESEGQVEMEEESEGEAHRADLDQGESDGDKVHSSPERELDDQRMESDAKGLDSEDEGYQQRTVSSRRRGVVASESEGSEDNYYADGAQEDEEPRQTRKQSSPMEEERDHEVVRDVFGDSDEDEPAPYRSRHEIDEESHRSPMEDEDQYEKDMQPDDTVADEDMRYESDENRELKPKEKPVGPPLDLVVPFKQPPARPDKMNVIKVSNIMGIDPKPFDPKTYVEEDVFVTDESGTKKRIRLEDNIVRWRTIRNADGTTSCESNARFVKWKDGSMQLLIGNEVLDISVHEAHHDQSHLFLRHGKGILQSQGRLLHKMQFMPSSLFSKSHRLLTALVDSQNKKTVKMQKWFETKDPEKAKMEKERIQGQNIRAHSILQRKREKVNRKYTQPARPRRQLSPGFLEDALDEDEEPDYGSRRMPGRRRFEDELEAEALAERRIINAKKSNMSRNVPRKPPYPPARLPRRQADEYSESEREESEYETDGEDIEHSPPRGREDELDEEEEYEEEVEEEAPLSDEEMEAPKRKRESGGGGGHMREELASEDDESPPRKQPTVQHRRKAVVFDDSDED, from the exons atggcgggCGGCGGCGGGGAGCGGGACGCGGACGAGGAGACGCGGAACCAGATGATGCAGAACCTATTCGGAGACCAGTCGGAGGACGAGGACGATGCGGACGACGACGGCCAGCAGCAACAGCTGCAGTCACCCCCGCACCACCACCACGAGATAGAGGACGACGGCGATGAAGACGGCGACGACGCCCGCAGCGACGCGCCTGCCCGCCACGGCGGATACCACTCG GAAGAAGTGGATGGAGAGGCAGAGAATGGAGGAGAAGGTGAAGGCGAAAGTGAGGGGCAAGTTGAAATGGAAGAGGAAAGTGAAGGCGAAGCTCATCGTGCTGACCTTGATCAAGGAGAAAGTGATGGGGACAAAGTCCATAGCTCCCCAGAAAGAGAACTCGATGACCAGAGGATGGAATCTGATGCAAAAGGACTGGATAGTGAAGATGAAGGCTACCAGCAGAGGACAGTATCAAGCAGAAGAAGGGGAGTTGTTGCCTCTGAATCAGAGGGATCTGAAGATAATTACTATGCTGATGGAGCTCAAGAAGATGAGGAACCTCGCCAAACAAGGAAACAAAG CTCTCCGATGGAGGAAGAAAGAGATCATGAAGTAGTTCGTGATGTGTTTGGTGACAGTGATGAAGATGAACCAGCTCCATATCGTTCTCGCCATGAAATCGATGAAGAATCTCAT AGATCTCCCATGGAGGATGAAGACCAGTATGAGAAGGACATGCAACCAGATGACACTGTGGCTGATGAAGATATGCGATATGAATCTGATGAGAATCGTGAACTGAAACCAAAAGAGAAACCAGTCGGTCCACCACTAGACCTGGTGGTTCCATTTAAGCAACCACCAGCTCGACCTGACAAA ATGAATGTGATCAAGGTATCAAATATTATGGGGATTGACCCTAAACCCTTTGATCCAAAAACATATGTAGAAGAAGATGTTTTTGTTACAGATGAATCTGGGACTAAGAAAAGGATACGGCTAGAGGACAACATTGTGCGGTGGAGAACCATTAGGAATGCAGATGGCACTACATCT TGTGAAAGCAATGCACGCTTTGTAAAATGGAAGGATGGAAGTATGCAGCTTCTGATTGGCAATGAGGTTCTTGATATATCTGTACATGAGGCGCATCATGACCAATCCCATCTGTTTTTGAGGCATGGGAAG GGAATTCTACAATCACAAGGAAGGCTATTGCACAAAATGCAATTTATGCCATCCTCCTTGTTTTCGAAGTCACATCGCTTATTAACTGCCCTGGTTGATTCTCAGAATAAGAAAACTGTTAAGATGCAAAAATGGTTTGAGACTAAGGATCCTGAGAAAGCGAAAATGGAAAAAGAAAGG ATTCAGGGCCAAAATATTCGAGCCCATTCAATCCTTCAACGCAAAAGGGAAAAAGTGAACCGCAAGTACACACAACCTGCTCGGCCAAGGCGACAGCTTTCTCCAGGATTTTTGGAAGACGCTCTAGATGAG GATGAGGAGCCAGACTATGGTTCTCGGCGAATGCCAGGTCGTAGACGTTTCGAGGATGAATTGGAGGCTGAAGCACTAGCTGAGAGGCGTATCATCAACGCGAAGAAG TCAAATATGAGCAGAAATGTTCCCCGCAAACCACCGTACCCTCCTGCTCGTCTGCCGAGACGTCAAGCTGATGAATACTCGGAGAGTGAGAGGGAGGAGTCAGAATATGAAACTGACGGCGAGGATATTGAACATTCACCGCCTCGTGGAAGGGAAGATGAgctggatgaggaggaagaatacGAGGAAGAAGTTGAGGAAGAAGCGCCTCTCTCAGATGAAGAAATGGAG GCTCCCAAAAGGAAGAGAGAATCAGGGGGTGGTGGTGGGCACATGCGCGAGGAGCTGGCGTCCGAGGACGACGAATCCCCACCAAGGAAGCAACCGACTGTTCAGCATCGTAGAAAGGCTGTCGTGTTTGATGACAGCGACGAGGACTAG
- the LOC103631887 gene encoding probable LRR receptor-like serine/threonine-protein kinase RPK1, with the protein MGFLRRSATTAVLFALHLLLLATASVASSPSSSLPEQQDDDVQALLHLKRGLASGADAPLRQWSLESGAHHCSWPGVTCDARSGRVVALALALGGRLGGELSPAVARLTELRALSFPSAGLGGEIPPQLWRLGRLQALNLAGNSLRGRLPATFPEGLKSLDLSGNRLSGGIPPGLGSCATLRRLRLSSNWLAGTIPPRIGELARLRVLDLSGNRLTGGVPPELLHCRGLVRMDLSRNLLHGRLPSGLAQLKNLRFLSLSGNNFSGEIPSGLGQLGSLEFLNLSNNSLSREVPADLVALRNRTVLLLGNNKLSGEEEITAAAPGSPVHVVTAHSVTGELFPVSPIATAIRKLIDTGPGTSNGSTTTTSSSNGGDGGLGTKEIAAIASASAIVVLLLVALTLCICTRKWRLKPSERSFASKEVKVFADVDIGAPLTYETVVRATGNFNASNCIGNGGFGATYRAEVAPGVLVAIKRLAIGKQHGDKEFQAEVRILGQCRHPHLVTLLGYHINESEMFLIYNYLPGGNLERFIQERGRRPISWRRLHKIALDVARALAYMHDECVPRVLHRDVKPNNILLDNECNAYLSDFGLARLLRNSETHATTDVAGTFGYVAPEYAMTCRVSDKADVYSYGVVLLELISDKKALDPSFSPYGNGFNIVSWAVRLIQRGRVREFFVEGLWEKAPHDDLVEFLNLAVRCTQESLASRPTMKHVLRCLRELRPPSY; encoded by the coding sequence ATGGGCTTCCTCCGCCGctccgccaccaccgccgtccTCTTCGctctccacctcctcctcctcgccaCCGCCTCCGTCGCGTCCTCGCCGTCATCCTCCCTGCcggagcagcaggacgacgacgtgcAGGCGCTGCTCCACCTCAAGCGcggcctcgcctccggcgccgacGCTCCTCTCCGGCAGTGGTCGCTGGAGTCCGGCGCCCACCACTGCTCCTGGCCGGGGGTCACCTGCGACGCGCGGTCCGGCCGCGTCGTGgccctcgccctcgcgctcggcgGTCGCCTCGGCGGGGAGCTGTCCCCGGCGGTCGCTCGCCTCACCGAGCTCAGAGCGCTGTCCTTCCCCTCGGCCGGGCTCGGCGGCGAGATTCCCCCGCAGCTCTGGCGGCTGGGGCGCCTGCAGGCGCTCAACCTCGCCGGCAACTCTCTCCGCGGCCGCCTGCCGGCCACCTTCCCGGAGGGGCTCAAAAGCTTGGACCTTTCCGGGAACCGGCTGAGCGGGGGAATCCCGCCGGGTCTGGGGAGCTGCGCGACGCTCCGGCGCCTGCGCCTGTCCTCCAACTGGTTGGCTGGAACCATCCCGCCGCGGATCGGGGAGCTCGCGCGGCTCCGCGTTCTGGACCTGTCCGGGAACCGGCTCACCGGCGGCGTGCCGCCGGAGCTCCTCCATTGCAGGGGCCTCGTCAGGATGGATCTCAGCAGGAACTTGCTCCACGGCCGGCTGCCCTCGGGCCTCGCGCAGCTCAAGAACCTgaggtttctctccctctccggCAACAATTTCAGCGGCGAGATACCTTCCGGTTTGGGCCAGCTGGGGTCGCTGGAATTTCTTAATCTGTCCAACAATTCTCTATCAAGGGAGGTTCCTGCTGATCTTGTGGCACTGCGAAATCGCACTGTCTTACTGCTTGGCAACAACAAACTATCTGGGGAGGAGGAGATAACTGCTGCTGCTCCCGGCTCACCAGTTCATGTAGTTACTGCTCATTCAGTTACAGGTGAACTGTTTCCTGTTTCTCCTATAGCAACAGCTATCCGTAAGCTGATCGATACAGGTCCAGGCACTTCTAATGGCAGCACCACGACCACCAGCAGCAGCAATGGTGGCGATGGTGGCTTGGGAACCAAAGAGATTGCTGCCATAGCTTCAGCATCAGCCATTGTGGTGCTTCTGTTAGTTGCACTCACCCTGTGCATCTGCACAAGGAAATGGCGTCTGAAACCATCAGAGCGCTCCTTTGCGAGCAAAGAAGTCAAGGTTTTCGCTGATGTTGATATTGGAGCCCCCCTGACATATGAGACCGTCGTTCGCGCCACTGGGAATTTCAACGCTAGCAACTGCATTGGTAACGGCGGCTTTGGCGCGACATACAGAGCCGAGGTGGCACCTGGAGTTCTTGTGGCAATAAAGAGGCTTGCTATTGGGAAGCAGCACGGCGACAAGGAGTTCCAAGCAGAAGTGAGGATCCTCGGGCAATGCCGTCATCCTCATCTTGTCACTCTGTTGGGGTACCACATCAACGAGTCCGAGATGTTCCTGATATACAACTACCTGCCAGGTGGCAATCTGGAAAGGTTCATACAAGAGAGGGGCAGGAGGCCGATCAGCTGGAGAAGGCTTCACAAGATCGCCCTGGATGTCGCCCGCGCTCTCGCTTACATGCACGACGAATGCGTGCCCCGCGTCCTGCACCGGGATGTCAAGCCAAACAACATACTGCTCGACAACGAGTGCAACGCCTACCTTTCCGATTTCGGATTGGCGAGGCTCCTCCGGAACTCGGAAACGCATGCGACGACGGACGTTGCCGGTACTTTCGGTTATGTGGCTCCTGAGTACGCAATGACGTGCCGCGTGTCGGACAAGGCAGACGTGTACAGCTATGGAGTGGTGCTGCTGGAGCTGATTTCGGACAAGAAGGCGCTGGACCCGTCGTTTTCTCCATACGGAAACGGCTTCAACATCGTCAGCTGGGCTGTGAGGCTTATCCAGAGAGGCAGGGTCCGCGAGTTCTTCGTCGAGGGCTTGTGGGAGAAGGCCCCGCATGATGATCTGGTCGAGTTCCTGAACCTGGCGGTGCGGTGCACGCAGGAGTCGCTCGCTTCTAGGCCCACAATGAAGCATGTCCTTCGATGCTTGAGGGAACTCCGTCCACCTTCGTACTAG
- the LOC103631885 gene encoding protein LEO1 homolog isoform X1, with translation MAGGGGERDADEETRNQMMQNLFGDQSEDEDDADDDGQQQQLQSPPHHHHEIEDDGDEDGDDARSDAPARHGGYHSEEVDGEAENGGEGEGESEGQVEMEEESEGEAHRADLDQGESDGDKVHSSPERELDDQRMESDAKGLDSEDEGYQQRTVSSRRRGVVASESEGSEDNYYADGAQEDEEPRQTRKQSSPMEEERDHEVVRDVFGDSDEDEPAPYRSRHEIDEESHRSPMEDEDQYEKDMQPDDTVADEDMRYESDENRELKPKEKPVGPPLDLVVPFKQPPARPDKMNVIKVSNIMGIDPKPFDPKTYVEEDVFVTDESGTKKRIRLEDNIVRWRTIRNADGTTSCESNARFVKWKDGSMQLLIGNEVLDISVHEAHHDQSHLFLRHGKGILQSQGRLLHKMQFMPSSLFSKSHRLLTALVDSQNKKTVKMQKWFETKDPEKAKMEKERIQGQNIRAHSILQRKREKVNRKYTQPARPRRQLSPGFLEDALDEDEEPDYGSRRMPGRRRFEDELEAEALAERRIINAKKSNMSRNVPRKPPYPPARLPRRQADEYSESEREESEYETDGEDIEHSPPRGREDELDEEEEYEEEVEEEAPLSDEEMEMQAPKRKRESGGGGGHMREELASEDDESPPRKQPTVQHRRKAVVFDDSDED, from the exons atggcgggCGGCGGCGGGGAGCGGGACGCGGACGAGGAGACGCGGAACCAGATGATGCAGAACCTATTCGGAGACCAGTCGGAGGACGAGGACGATGCGGACGACGACGGCCAGCAGCAACAGCTGCAGTCACCCCCGCACCACCACCACGAGATAGAGGACGACGGCGATGAAGACGGCGACGACGCCCGCAGCGACGCGCCTGCCCGCCACGGCGGATACCACTCG GAAGAAGTGGATGGAGAGGCAGAGAATGGAGGAGAAGGTGAAGGCGAAAGTGAGGGGCAAGTTGAAATGGAAGAGGAAAGTGAAGGCGAAGCTCATCGTGCTGACCTTGATCAAGGAGAAAGTGATGGGGACAAAGTCCATAGCTCCCCAGAAAGAGAACTCGATGACCAGAGGATGGAATCTGATGCAAAAGGACTGGATAGTGAAGATGAAGGCTACCAGCAGAGGACAGTATCAAGCAGAAGAAGGGGAGTTGTTGCCTCTGAATCAGAGGGATCTGAAGATAATTACTATGCTGATGGAGCTCAAGAAGATGAGGAACCTCGCCAAACAAGGAAACAAAG CTCTCCGATGGAGGAAGAAAGAGATCATGAAGTAGTTCGTGATGTGTTTGGTGACAGTGATGAAGATGAACCAGCTCCATATCGTTCTCGCCATGAAATCGATGAAGAATCTCAT AGATCTCCCATGGAGGATGAAGACCAGTATGAGAAGGACATGCAACCAGATGACACTGTGGCTGATGAAGATATGCGATATGAATCTGATGAGAATCGTGAACTGAAACCAAAAGAGAAACCAGTCGGTCCACCACTAGACCTGGTGGTTCCATTTAAGCAACCACCAGCTCGACCTGACAAA ATGAATGTGATCAAGGTATCAAATATTATGGGGATTGACCCTAAACCCTTTGATCCAAAAACATATGTAGAAGAAGATGTTTTTGTTACAGATGAATCTGGGACTAAGAAAAGGATACGGCTAGAGGACAACATTGTGCGGTGGAGAACCATTAGGAATGCAGATGGCACTACATCT TGTGAAAGCAATGCACGCTTTGTAAAATGGAAGGATGGAAGTATGCAGCTTCTGATTGGCAATGAGGTTCTTGATATATCTGTACATGAGGCGCATCATGACCAATCCCATCTGTTTTTGAGGCATGGGAAG GGAATTCTACAATCACAAGGAAGGCTATTGCACAAAATGCAATTTATGCCATCCTCCTTGTTTTCGAAGTCACATCGCTTATTAACTGCCCTGGTTGATTCTCAGAATAAGAAAACTGTTAAGATGCAAAAATGGTTTGAGACTAAGGATCCTGAGAAAGCGAAAATGGAAAAAGAAAGG ATTCAGGGCCAAAATATTCGAGCCCATTCAATCCTTCAACGCAAAAGGGAAAAAGTGAACCGCAAGTACACACAACCTGCTCGGCCAAGGCGACAGCTTTCTCCAGGATTTTTGGAAGACGCTCTAGATGAG GATGAGGAGCCAGACTATGGTTCTCGGCGAATGCCAGGTCGTAGACGTTTCGAGGATGAATTGGAGGCTGAAGCACTAGCTGAGAGGCGTATCATCAACGCGAAGAAG TCAAATATGAGCAGAAATGTTCCCCGCAAACCACCGTACCCTCCTGCTCGTCTGCCGAGACGTCAAGCTGATGAATACTCGGAGAGTGAGAGGGAGGAGTCAGAATATGAAACTGACGGCGAGGATATTGAACATTCACCGCCTCGTGGAAGGGAAGATGAgctggatgaggaggaagaatacGAGGAAGAAGTTGAGGAAGAAGCGCCTCTCTCAGATGAAGAAATGGAG ATGCAGGCTCCCAAAAGGAAGAGAGAATCAGGGGGTGGTGGTGGGCACATGCGCGAGGAGCTGGCGTCCGAGGACGACGAATCCCCACCAAGGAAGCAACCGACTGTTCAGCATCGTAGAAAGGCTGTCGTGTTTGATGACAGCGACGAGGACTAG